A region from the Bacillota bacterium genome encodes:
- a CDS encoding histone deacetylase produces MKVLVLYHDDFGRYGHPVLKDRVAPSFENLNDLVAANRLQVAVPVLTPEIHSLIEQIHTPAHIAEVKEAGFYYVAALSCAGVVQGAAALAEGEAEAAFAYVGAAGHHAGRSHFWGFCYLNDVAAAVLHLRKRYGLKRFLVLDVDPHFGDGTRDLLGKDPEVIHLNFYAGWDSRADEVYHNYDFGLRAADDEAFLRALDEAFSRSYEFDFMFVIFGHDSHFKDYGGFRLTDAAYPAFAAKVKKFAAGKPLLFILSGGSRADVAKTAIRSILLVLLDSQAS; encoded by the coding sequence ATGAAGGTACTCGTGCTTTACCATGATGACTTCGGCAGGTACGGCCATCCGGTTTTAAAGGACCGGGTTGCCCCATCTTTTGAAAATTTAAATGACCTGGTGGCCGCCAACCGGCTTCAGGTCGCGGTCCCGGTGCTGACCCCCGAAATTCACAGCCTGATCGAGCAAATTCATACCCCCGCACACATCGCAGAGGTGAAAGAAGCAGGATTTTACTATGTGGCGGCCCTTTCCTGCGCCGGGGTCGTTCAGGGGGCTGCGGCGCTGGCGGAGGGAGAAGCGGAGGCGGCCTTTGCCTACGTGGGGGCCGCAGGCCACCACGCCGGCCGCAGCCATTTCTGGGGTTTCTGTTATTTAAACGATGTTGCGGCGGCAGTTCTTCACCTCAGAAAAAGATACGGGCTGAAAAGGTTTCTGGTCCTCGACGTCGACCCCCACTTCGGGGACGGCACGCGCGACCTTTTGGGAAAGGACCCCGAGGTAATTCACCTGAACTTTTACGCTGGCTGGGACAGCAGAGCCGACGAGGTTTACCACAACTACGACTTCGGCCTGAGGGCGGCTGATGACGAGGCTTTTCTCAGGGCCCTGGACGAGGCCTTCAGCCGGTCCTACGAGTTCGATTTTATGTTCGTGATTTTCGGGCATGACTCCCATTTCAAGGACTACGGAGGGTTTCGCCTCACCGACGCCGCCTACCCGGCTTTTGCCGCAAAGGTCAAGAAGTTTGCGGCGGGAAAACCTCTGCTTTTCATTTTAAGCGGGGGCTCCCGCGCCGATGTGGCAAAGACTGCCATCCGCAGCATTTTGCTTGTTTTGCTGGATTCTCAGGCCAGCTGA